In Grus americana isolate bGruAme1 chromosome 4, bGruAme1.mat, whole genome shotgun sequence, one genomic interval encodes:
- the LOC129205584 gene encoding alcohol dehydrogenase 1 isoform X2 — protein sequence MATSGKIVATGICRTDDHILEGGFPDVEFPVIPGHEGAGIVESVGEGVTSVKPGDKVIPLCIPQCKECTFCLNPESNYCLKAHLSEPQNLLPDKTSRFTCKGKQIHHFLWVSTFAEYTVIPEYAIAKIDAAAPLDKVCLLGCGFSTGYGAAINTAKVKPGSTCAVFGLGGVGLSVVMGCKAAGASRIIAIDINKDKFAKAKELGATDCISPHDFKKPIQEVLTEMTGHGVDYSFEVIGHADTMTAALASCNMNTGVCVMVGVVASGSVISVDPMLLLCGRTWKGTLLGGWKARESIPKLVSSYLEKKFNSDLLITHTLPFAKVNEGFELLRAGKSIRSVLLF from the exons ATGGCCACTTCTGGAAAA ATTGTGGCCACGGGCATCTGTCGCACAGATGATCACATTTTGGAAGGTGGCTTTCCTGATGTGGAGTTCCCAGTTATCCCAGGCCACGAAGGAGCTGGGATTGTGGAAAGCGTTGGAGAAGGCGTGACCTCTGTGAAACCAG GAGACAAAGTCATCCCCCTTTGCATTCCACAGTGCAAAGAATGCACCTTCTGCCTGAATCCCGAATCCAACTACTGCCTGAAGGCCCA TCTCTCTGAACCACAAAACCTGCTGCCTGACAAGACCAGCCGGTTCACTTGCAAAGGGAAGCAGATCCACCACTTCCTGTGGGTCAGCACCTTTGCAGAATACACCGTGATCCCGGAGTACGCCATTGCCAAGATAGATGCTGCTGCACCTCTGGACAAAGTCTGCTTGCTCGGCTGTGGGTTTTCCACAGGCTACGGGGCTGCCATCAACACTGCCAAG GTAAAACCAGGCTCCACCTGCGCCGTCTTCGGCCTCGGAGGAGTTGGCCTCTCTGTTGTCATGGGCTGCAAGGCGGCTGGAGCTTCCCGCATCATTGCCATTGATATCAACAAGGACAAGTTTGCCAAGgccaaggagctgggagccacCGACTGCATCAGTCCTCACGACTTCAAGAAGCCCATCCAGGAGGTGCTCACTGAGATGACTGGCCATGGCGTGGACTACTCCTTTGAGGTCATTGGGCATGCGGATACCATG ACTGCTGCCCTGGCCTCCTGCAATATGAACACTGGTGTCTGCGTGATGGTTGGGGTAGTGGCTTCTGGTTCAGTGATTTCTGTCGATCCTATGCTTCTGCTGTGTGGGCGTACATGGAAGGGGACTCTGCTTGGAG GTTGGAAGGCGAGAGAGAGTATCCCCAAATTAGTTTCCAGCTATttggagaagaaattcaacTCAGACTTGCTGATCACACACACGCTGCCCTTCGCTAAGGTGAACGAGGGATTTGAGTTGTTACGTGCAGGAAAAAG TATTCGCAGTGTCCTGCTCTTTTGA
- the LOC129205584 gene encoding alcohol dehydrogenase 1 isoform X1, translating to MATSGKVIRCRAAVAWAVGKPLSVEEVEVAPPKAGEVRVKIVATGICRTDDHILEGGFPDVEFPVIPGHEGAGIVESVGEGVTSVKPGDKVIPLCIPQCKECTFCLNPESNYCLKAHLSEPQNLLPDKTSRFTCKGKQIHHFLWVSTFAEYTVIPEYAIAKIDAAAPLDKVCLLGCGFSTGYGAAINTAKVKPGSTCAVFGLGGVGLSVVMGCKAAGASRIIAIDINKDKFAKAKELGATDCISPHDFKKPIQEVLTEMTGHGVDYSFEVIGHADTMTAALASCNMNTGVCVMVGVVASGSVISVDPMLLLCGRTWKGTLLGGWKARESIPKLVSSYLEKKFNSDLLITHTLPFAKVNEGFELLRAGKSIRSVLLF from the exons ATGGCCACTTCTGGAAAA GTTATcaggtgcagagctgctgttgcCTGGGCCGTGGGCAAACCCCTCTCTGTTGAGGAGGTGGAGGTTGCACCTCCGAAGGCAGGTGAAGTCCGTGTCAAG ATTGTGGCCACGGGCATCTGTCGCACAGATGATCACATTTTGGAAGGTGGCTTTCCTGATGTGGAGTTCCCAGTTATCCCAGGCCACGAAGGAGCTGGGATTGTGGAAAGCGTTGGAGAAGGCGTGACCTCTGTGAAACCAG GAGACAAAGTCATCCCCCTTTGCATTCCACAGTGCAAAGAATGCACCTTCTGCCTGAATCCCGAATCCAACTACTGCCTGAAGGCCCA TCTCTCTGAACCACAAAACCTGCTGCCTGACAAGACCAGCCGGTTCACTTGCAAAGGGAAGCAGATCCACCACTTCCTGTGGGTCAGCACCTTTGCAGAATACACCGTGATCCCGGAGTACGCCATTGCCAAGATAGATGCTGCTGCACCTCTGGACAAAGTCTGCTTGCTCGGCTGTGGGTTTTCCACAGGCTACGGGGCTGCCATCAACACTGCCAAG GTAAAACCAGGCTCCACCTGCGCCGTCTTCGGCCTCGGAGGAGTTGGCCTCTCTGTTGTCATGGGCTGCAAGGCGGCTGGAGCTTCCCGCATCATTGCCATTGATATCAACAAGGACAAGTTTGCCAAGgccaaggagctgggagccacCGACTGCATCAGTCCTCACGACTTCAAGAAGCCCATCCAGGAGGTGCTCACTGAGATGACTGGCCATGGCGTGGACTACTCCTTTGAGGTCATTGGGCATGCGGATACCATG ACTGCTGCCCTGGCCTCCTGCAATATGAACACTGGTGTCTGCGTGATGGTTGGGGTAGTGGCTTCTGGTTCAGTGATTTCTGTCGATCCTATGCTTCTGCTGTGTGGGCGTACATGGAAGGGGACTCTGCTTGGAG GTTGGAAGGCGAGAGAGAGTATCCCCAAATTAGTTTCCAGCTATttggagaagaaattcaacTCAGACTTGCTGATCACACACACGCTGCCCTTCGCTAAGGTGAACGAGGGATTTGAGTTGTTACGTGCAGGAAAAAG TATTCGCAGTGTCCTGCTCTTTTGA
- the LOC129205585 gene encoding alcohol dehydrogenase 1, which produces MSTAGKVIKCKAAVMWEANKPFSIEEVEVAPPKAHEVRIKIMATGICRSDDHVITGALVMPFPIILGHEAAGVVESVGQGVTSIKPGDKVIPLFVPQCGECDSCLSTKGNLCSKNDIATGAGLMPDGTTRFTCKGKAIHHFIGTSTFTEYTVVHESAVAKIDAAAPLEKVCLIGCGFSTGYGAAVQTAKVEPGSTCAVFGLGGVGLSVIMGCKAAGASRIIAVDINSDKFAKAKELGATDCVNPKDFKEPIHQVLIKMTGRGVDYSFEVIGRTETMAAALACCQYNYGVSVIVGVPPAAQNITFDPMLLFTGRTWKGSVFGGWKSKDSVPKLVADYLKKKFVLDPLITHTLPFTEINEGFDLLRTGKSIRTVLVF; this is translated from the exons ATGAGCACAGCAGGCAAA GTTATTAAATGCAAAGCAGCAGTAATGTGGGAAGCCAATAAACCATTTTCTATTGAGGAAGTGGAAGTTGCCCCACCAAAAGCACATGAAGTTCGCATAAAG ATCATGGCCACAGGGATCTGTCGCTCTGATGACCATGTGATAACAGGTGCACTGGTTATGCCTTTTCCAATAATTCTTGGGCATGAAGCAGCTGGTGTTGTGGAGAGTGTTGGGCAGGGAGTAACTTCGATCAAACCAG GAGACAAGGTGATTCCACTCTTTGTTCCACAGTGTGGGGAGTGTGACAGTTGCTTAAGCACCAAGGGTAATCTGTGCAGTAAAAATGA CATTGCTACAGGTGCTGGATTAATGCCTGATGGCACCACTAGATTCACctgtaaaggaaaagcaattcaCCATTTTATTGGTACAAGTACCTTCACAGAATACACAGTAGTGCATGAATCTGCTGTAGCCAAAATCGacgctgctgctcctctggaaAAAGTTTGTCTAATTGGCTGTGGATTTTCAACCGGTTATGGGGCTGCTGTGCAGACTGCCAAG GTGGAACCAGGCTCCACCTGCGCCGTCTTTGGCCTCGGAGGCGTTGGCCTCTCTGTCATCATGGGCTGCAAGGCGGCTGGAGCTTCCCGCATCATTGCTGTTGATATCAATAGTGACAAGTTTGCCAAGgccaaggagctgggagccacCGACTGTGTCAACCCTAAAGATTTCAAGGAGCCTATTCACCAAGTGTTGATCAAAATGACTGGCCGTGGCGTGGACTACTCCTTTGAGGTCATTGGCCGTACCGAAACCATG GCTGCAGCATTGGCCTGTTGCCAGTACAACTACGGGGTCAGTGTGATCGTGGGAGTGcccccagcagcacaaaatATCACTTTTGACCCCATGCTCCTCTTCACTGGTCGCACCTGGAAAGGGTCTGTCTTTGGAG GCTGGAAGAGTAAAGATTCAGTCCCTAAACTGGTTGCTGACTACCTGAAGAAAAAATTTGTTCTGGATCCATTAATAACCCACACCCTtcctttcactgaaatcaatgaaggATTTGATCTGCTAAGGACAGGGAAGAG TATTCGCACTGTCCTGGTCTTTTAG